One genomic region from Neoarius graeffei isolate fNeoGra1 chromosome 4, fNeoGra1.pri, whole genome shotgun sequence encodes:
- the LOC132885500 gene encoding serine protease 27-like — MLRFQCVVVALVMHVKGSLSQLNVCGHAPFNTRIVGGQSASDGTWPWQVSLQSPAYTGGHFCGGSLINKDWVLTAAHCFSSTKTSGLTVYLGKQTLSGLNPNQIARGVKQVILHPKYNSATQDNDIALLLLNSSVTFTDYIIPVCLAGEGSNFPHDTKCWITGWGSIASGVPLPSPGVLQEAMVSTIYSLLCDLLHGFGSITPNMMCAGNLSGRQDTCQGDSGGPLVTKRGAVWIQAGITSWGEGCGNSRLPGVYTQVSQYQKWISSIIDKNLPGFIKY; from the exons ATGCTGAGATTTCAGTGTGTGGTCGTGGCCCTGGTCATGCATGTAAAAG GTTCCCTTTCCCAGCTCAATG TTTGTGGTCATGCACCTTTTAACACCCGTATTGTGGGTGGACAGAGTGCGTCAGATGGGACGTGGCCATGGCAGGTTAGTTTACAAAGTCCTGCTTATACTGGTGGCCATTTCTGTGGAGGATCCCTCATCAACAAAGACTGGGTCCTGACAGCAGCCCACTGTTTCTCCAg CACCAAGACTTCTGGCCTGACTGTGTATTTGGGGAAACAGACTCTAAGTGGCTTGAATCCCAATCAAATTGCAAGAGGTGTTAAACAGGTGATCCTTCACCCCAAATACAACAGTGCAACCCAAGACAATGACATTGCCCTTCTGCTTCTGAACTCGTCTGTCACCTTCACGGACTACATCATACCAGTGTGCCTGGCAGGTGAAGGCAGCAATTTTCCACATGATACCAAGTGCTGGATCACAGGCTGGGGAAGCATTGCATCTGGAG tgccACTGCCATCTCCTGGTGTGCTGCAGGAGGCAATGGTGTCCACGATCTATTCACTGCTTTGTGATCTTCTACACGGATTTGGATCCATTACCCCAAATATGATGTGTGCTGGTAATCTCAGTGGACGCCAGGACACCTGCCAG GGGGATTCTGGAGGACCCTTGGTGACAAAGCGTGGTGCAGTCTGGATTCAGGCTGGTATCACTAGCTGGGGTGAGGGTTGTGGAAATTCCAGATTACCTGGTGTGTATACTCAGGTGTCCCAGTACCAGAAGTGGATCTCCAGCATCATCGACAAAAATCTACCTGGTTTTATCAA GTACTAA